In Sphingobacterium thalpophilum, a genomic segment contains:
- a CDS encoding DNA adenine methylase — protein MKASKNYNSSPLPFMGQKRRFLTKFKIELESCDPNATYVDLFGGSGLLSHTVKQHCPDAQVIYNDYDNFAKRIEWITNTNKLIQDIRNLICDLPKDKAIPFERRQSILDRVYSEEKRLGYVDYITLSSNLLFAMNYALSYDELTRQVFYNTLRETPYNAIGYLDGVQRVSMDYKELFELYRDQANVIFLVDPPYLSTDVSSYKSSHWKLSDYLDVLDVLDVEQYFYFTSNKSNVVELCEWISKKVPGANPFEHAIAISHANNPSYNSKFTDIMLVKR, from the coding sequence ATGAAAGCAAGTAAAAATTACAATTCGTCGCCGTTGCCGTTTATGGGACAAAAAAGAAGATTCCTTACAAAATTTAAAATTGAGCTCGAGAGCTGTGATCCTAATGCCACTTATGTGGATTTGTTTGGGGGAAGTGGTTTGTTGAGCCATACAGTTAAACAGCATTGTCCGGATGCGCAAGTCATATACAATGATTATGATAATTTCGCAAAAAGGATTGAGTGGATTACTAATACTAATAAACTCATACAGGATATACGCAATCTAATCTGTGACCTTCCTAAAGATAAAGCAATACCCTTTGAAAGAAGGCAGTCCATATTAGATAGAGTATATTCAGAAGAAAAGCGTTTAGGATACGTTGATTATATCACCTTATCATCTAATTTACTCTTTGCAATGAATTACGCCCTGAGCTATGATGAATTAACAAGACAGGTATTTTACAATACGCTCAGAGAAACACCTTATAATGCGATTGGTTATTTAGATGGTGTTCAAAGGGTCTCCATGGATTACAAAGAGTTATTTGAACTTTATCGCGATCAGGCTAATGTTATATTTCTCGTTGATCCGCCTTACTTATCTACAGATGTTTCAAGCTACAAATCATCACATTGGAAGTTATCTGATTACTTAGATGTATTGGATGTGCTTGACGTTGAGCAATACTTTTATTTTACATCCAATAAGTCTAATGTTGTAGAGCTATGTGAATGGATATCTAAGAAGGTTCCTGGGGCTAACCCTTTCGAACATGCTATAGCTATTTCCCATGCAAATAATCCTAGCTATAATTCAAAGTTCACCGACATAATGCTTGTTAAACGATAA
- a CDS encoding lysozyme, with translation MKISQNALRLVKGFEELRLNAYLDNFGVWTLGYGTVRWPDGQKVRQGDRIKDEAEASDLLRYSLISPSRIVNSHVDVRLTQNQFDTLVSIVYSIRGLAFNRSKLLGLLNNEEYFKAADAILEIPAEKCRMRFNRELGHLKRRRLRERELFLTI, from the coding sequence ATGAAGATATCGCAAAACGCGCTGAGACTCGTCAAGGGGTTTGAGGAGCTTAGGCTTAACGCCTATTTAGATAACTTCGGTGTTTGGACTTTGGGCTATGGTACAGTAAGATGGCCAGACGGCCAAAAGGTACGCCAGGGGGATCGTATCAAGGATGAGGCTGAGGCGAGCGATCTCCTTAGATATTCGCTTATTTCTCCGTCCAGAATAGTAAACTCTCATGTGGATGTAAGGTTAACCCAAAATCAGTTTGATACTTTAGTATCAATTGTTTATAGTATACGTGGTTTAGCTTTCAACCGGTCGAAATTGCTAGGACTTTTAAACAATGAAGAGTATTTCAAAGCAGCTGATGCAATTCTCGAAATTCCAGCCGAAAAGTGTCGCATGAGATTTAATAGGGAATTAGGACATTTGAAACGTAGACGCTTGAGGGAGCGTGAGTTGTTTCTAACAATATAG
- a CDS encoding DUF6712 family protein, whose amino-acid sequence MRLFSDINEIKQKVTLNDTIKLQEIRPQISRTERSQIQPLLGNEFYNELAEAYAAALAILETKPEAEKKKIKDSGTQYLLMTEKYWPVMEIVQDAIANITFMNAIDQVQVSIGATGVSISVNDTKKTAFQWQIDNLKYQFASDGFNALNELLLYLEANLTDFPVWAASEAYFEQKKFFVETAEIFSENYQINANRMTYLTLRYIMKRVEWNDVRTKISEPLFLKLKEKQLSGYTTKEKILLERFLIPGIVLLTVAKGIVERAIEVTDLGVQINLYTYYVTLKDARKKGGDSEREKMIEQLTNDGNKYLDEARNYIDANEADFPDARDVETEMSYRVINKPESGIFGM is encoded by the coding sequence ATGAGACTATTTTCAGATATCAATGAGATCAAGCAAAAAGTAACCTTAAATGATACTATAAAGCTACAAGAAATTCGTCCTCAGATAAGCAGGACCGAACGCTCCCAGATACAGCCTTTACTCGGCAATGAGTTCTATAATGAATTGGCTGAAGCTTACGCAGCAGCTTTAGCGATTTTGGAGACAAAGCCTGAAGCTGAAAAAAAGAAAATTAAAGATTCCGGTACCCAGTACTTGTTGATGACCGAAAAGTATTGGCCTGTAATGGAAATCGTGCAAGATGCGATCGCTAACATAACTTTCATGAATGCGATTGATCAGGTTCAGGTGAGTATCGGAGCCACCGGAGTCTCCATTTCTGTCAATGATACGAAAAAGACTGCTTTCCAGTGGCAGATTGATAATCTGAAGTACCAATTTGCCAGTGACGGTTTTAATGCGCTCAATGAGCTGCTACTTTATCTGGAAGCAAACTTGACTGATTTTCCGGTATGGGCAGCTAGTGAGGCGTACTTTGAACAAAAGAAATTCTTTGTTGAAACTGCTGAGATTTTTTCTGAAAACTATCAGATCAATGCTAACCGGATGACCTATTTGACACTTCGATACATTATGAAGCGTGTTGAATGGAATGATGTCCGGACAAAAATCAGCGAACCGCTTTTTTTGAAACTGAAGGAGAAACAATTATCCGGATACACCACCAAAGAAAAGATTCTGCTGGAGCGCTTTCTTATACCAGGAATTGTATTGCTGACCGTAGCGAAAGGTATTGTCGAGCGCGCAATAGAAGTCACTGATCTTGGCGTTCAGATCAATCTGTATACCTATTATGTGACCTTGAAGGATGCCCGTAAAAAAGGCGGAGACAGTGAGCGCGAAAAAATGATTGAGCAGCTCACGAATGATGGTAATAAATATTTAGATGAAGCAAGAAATTACATCGACGCGAATGAGGCGGATTTTCCGGATGCGAGGGATGTTGAAACGGAAATGAGTTATAGAGTAATTAATAAACCTGAAAGCGGAATTTTTGGAATGTAA